A region from the Kribbella shirazensis genome encodes:
- a CDS encoding SDR family oxidoreductase, producing the protein MSRTILISGASSGFGALTARALADAGHTVYAGMRDLAGRNAAAAADAEQYAAERNVSLRPIELDVSSDESAQQAVRTVISEQGRLDVLIHNAGHMVTGPAEAFTPEQLLDLYDTNVVGTQRLNRAALPVLREQRDGLVVWVGSSSTRGGTPPYLAPYFAAKAGMDAMAQSYALELARFGIETTIVVPGAFTHGTNHFLHSGTPADTDVVAAYETKYAGLMDQVGQRLAELEPEWSDVAEVAKLITEVVGTEKGKRPFRVSYDPSDDGAIVVNAVADRVRAEFLRRVGLDDLLHPVPRPSRPAFG; encoded by the coding sequence ATGAGCAGGACCATCCTGATCAGCGGCGCGTCCAGCGGCTTCGGCGCACTGACCGCCCGGGCCCTCGCCGACGCAGGCCACACCGTGTACGCCGGGATGCGGGACCTCGCGGGCCGCAACGCGGCCGCTGCGGCGGACGCCGAGCAGTACGCCGCCGAGCGCAACGTCAGCCTCCGCCCGATCGAGCTCGACGTCAGCTCGGACGAGTCGGCGCAGCAGGCCGTCCGTACCGTCATCAGCGAGCAGGGTCGCCTCGACGTACTGATCCACAACGCCGGGCACATGGTCACCGGCCCGGCCGAGGCCTTCACACCGGAGCAACTGCTCGACCTGTACGACACCAACGTCGTCGGCACACAACGCCTGAATCGCGCAGCGTTGCCGGTCCTCCGCGAGCAGCGGGACGGCCTGGTCGTCTGGGTCGGCAGTTCGAGTACCCGCGGCGGCACACCGCCGTACCTCGCGCCGTACTTCGCCGCGAAGGCCGGGATGGACGCGATGGCACAGAGCTACGCGCTGGAGCTGGCGCGGTTCGGGATCGAGACGACGATCGTCGTACCGGGTGCCTTCACCCACGGCACGAACCACTTCCTGCACAGCGGTACGCCGGCCGACACCGATGTGGTCGCGGCGTACGAAACGAAGTACGCCGGCCTGATGGACCAGGTCGGCCAGCGGCTGGCCGAGCTGGAGCCGGAATGGTCGGACGTCGCCGAGGTCGCGAAACTGATCACCGAGGTGGTCGGCACCGAGAAGGGCAAGCGGCCGTTCCGGGTCAGCTACGACCCGTCCGACGACGGTGCGATCGTGGTGAACGCGGTGGCGGACCGGGTGCGCGCCGAGTTCCTGCGCCGCGTCGGCCTGGACGACCTGCTGCATCCCGTTCCGCGTCCGTCCCGGCCGGCGTTCGGGTGA
- a CDS encoding MFS transporter encodes MSATQTPQATPAGTTPHRYRSRYAADDPQPAPTGLPPTVSGDPELSHREILEILAGLLAALFTAVLSSTIVSNALPTIIADLEGTQTQYTWVVTASLLAMTVSTPVWGKLSDLISKKLLVQLAIIMFVVGSVLAGAAHNVPFLIGARVVQGIAMGGLMALAQAIVGAAIPPRDRGRYSGYMGAVMALATVSGPLVGGVIVDTDRLGWRWCFYVCVPLAVLSLIVLQRYLHLPVLKRKVTIDYLGALLIAGAASLPLIWVSFAGQHFPWWSWQTGAYLGGTAVLAILAVVVEVRATEPLVPLHVVRERTTALAILASLAVGIGMFGSAVFLGQYFQVARGYSATEAGLLTIPMMFGSFLGSVGSGQLITRFGKWKRYLVIGGLFLTAGLGLLGTIDHTSPYWYVGLGMLGMGIGMGMMMQNLVLAVQNTVDVSEVGAASATVTFFRSLGGAVGVSVLGAILATRVTDLITEHLRELGPGAAAAAQGGSGSVLDVNALPGPVQEIVRHAYGDATGRIFVIAAGAAVLSLLAVLFIREAPLRRTVAMGASSEGEEAAGTPERATVPDDPAERAAVVALDVITSAERTAREREREATERVQAAANTIRQMRTDVADLFTRVDQQIAALESTLPDADIPQPAAAILDAQRPAGELVDELRRYELSVLSASQRTADHLRATAQTEADQLLTEARAEEQEIRTRITELQAVEARLLTTIRDNLSEAPAPPAPPTPGNGYPEDQPHRQPFG; translated from the coding sequence ATGTCTGCCACCCAGACCCCGCAGGCCACCCCGGCCGGCACCACCCCGCACCGGTACCGCTCCAGGTACGCGGCCGATGATCCGCAACCGGCTCCAACCGGCCTGCCGCCGACTGTGTCCGGCGACCCGGAGTTGTCGCACCGCGAGATCCTGGAGATCCTCGCGGGGCTGCTCGCCGCGCTGTTCACGGCGGTCCTGAGCTCGACGATCGTCAGCAACGCGCTACCCACGATCATCGCGGACCTCGAAGGCACGCAGACGCAGTACACCTGGGTGGTCACCGCCAGCCTGCTCGCAATGACGGTGTCCACGCCGGTGTGGGGCAAGCTGTCCGACCTGATCAGCAAGAAGCTGCTGGTGCAGCTCGCGATCATCATGTTCGTCGTCGGCTCGGTGTTGGCCGGCGCCGCGCACAACGTGCCGTTCCTGATCGGGGCCCGGGTGGTGCAGGGGATCGCGATGGGCGGGCTGATGGCGCTCGCGCAGGCGATCGTCGGCGCGGCGATCCCACCCCGTGACCGCGGTCGGTACTCCGGCTACATGGGTGCCGTGATGGCGCTCGCGACCGTCAGCGGTCCGCTCGTCGGCGGCGTCATCGTCGACACCGACCGGCTCGGCTGGCGGTGGTGCTTCTACGTGTGCGTGCCGCTCGCCGTCCTGTCGCTGATCGTCCTGCAGCGGTACCTGCACCTGCCGGTGCTGAAGCGGAAGGTCACGATCGACTACCTCGGCGCGCTGCTGATCGCGGGTGCGGCGAGCCTGCCGCTGATCTGGGTGTCGTTCGCGGGTCAGCACTTCCCGTGGTGGTCGTGGCAGACCGGCGCCTACCTCGGCGGTACGGCGGTGCTCGCGATCCTGGCCGTGGTGGTCGAGGTCCGTGCGACCGAGCCGCTCGTGCCGCTGCACGTCGTCCGGGAGCGCACGACGGCGCTGGCGATCCTCGCGAGCCTGGCGGTCGGGATCGGGATGTTCGGCAGCGCGGTGTTCCTGGGGCAGTACTTCCAGGTGGCCCGCGGGTACAGCGCGACCGAGGCGGGGTTGCTGACGATCCCGATGATGTTCGGGTCGTTCCTCGGGTCGGTCGGGTCCGGGCAGCTCATCACCCGGTTCGGGAAGTGGAAGCGGTACCTCGTGATCGGCGGGCTGTTCCTGACCGCGGGGCTCGGGTTGCTCGGGACGATCGACCACACGTCGCCGTACTGGTACGTCGGCCTCGGGATGCTCGGGATGGGCATCGGCATGGGCATGATGATGCAGAACCTGGTGCTCGCGGTGCAGAACACCGTGGACGTCAGCGAGGTCGGCGCCGCGAGCGCGACCGTCACGTTCTTCCGCAGCCTGGGCGGTGCGGTCGGGGTCTCCGTGCTCGGCGCGATCCTGGCGACCCGGGTCACCGACCTGATCACCGAGCACCTGCGCGAGCTCGGCCCGGGCGCGGCCGCGGCGGCGCAGGGCGGGTCGGGGAGCGTCCTGGACGTGAACGCGCTGCCGGGGCCGGTCCAGGAGATCGTCCGGCACGCGTACGGCGACGCGACCGGGCGGATCTTCGTGATCGCCGCGGGGGCTGCCGTGCTCAGTCTGCTGGCGGTGTTGTTCATCCGCGAGGCTCCGCTGCGTCGTACGGTCGCGATGGGAGCGTCCTCCGAGGGGGAAGAGGCTGCTGGTACGCCGGAACGGGCAACGGTGCCCGACGACCCGGCGGAGCGTGCCGCGGTGGTGGCGCTGGATGTCATCACGTCGGCGGAGCGTACGGCGCGCGAACGGGAGCGGGAGGCCACCGAACGGGTGCAGGCGGCCGCGAACACGATCCGGCAGATGCGGACCGATGTCGCGGACCTGTTCACCCGGGTGGATCAGCAGATCGCGGCGCTCGAGAGCACCCTGCCCGACGCCGACATCCCGCAACCGGCCGCCGCGATCCTCGACGCGCAGCGCCCCGCCGGCGAACTGGTCGACGAGCTCCGCCGCTACGAGCTCAGCGTCCTCAGCGCCAGCCAGCGCACCGCCGACCACCTCCGCGCAACCGCCCAAACCGAGGCCGACCAGCTGCTCACCGAGGCCCGCGCCGAGGAACAGGAGATCCGCACCCGCATCACCGAACTGCAGGCAGTGGAAGCACGGCTCCTGACCACCATCCGCGACAACCTCTCCGAAGCCCCGGCCCCGCCCGCCCCGCCGACCCCAGGCAACGGCTACCCCGAGGACCAGCCACACCGCCAACCCTTCGGCTAG
- a CDS encoding SDR family oxidoreductase, with product MTENNTTRRVAIVTGGSSGIGRETAARLGREGYAVAIAYGSSQAGAEQAVKEVERAGGRAIAVRADVADEAAVTALFDRVEQEFGGVDVVVNAAGIMPLAPLAELDLDVFDRIIRTNLRGTFVVDQQASRRVRDGGAIVNISSSLTLLARPGYSAYAASKGGVEAITLILARELRGRNITVNAVAPGPTATPLFLEGKPQELVDRIAAESPLERLGQPEDIAEIIAFLAGPARWINGQVIYANGGSAA from the coding sequence ATGACCGAGAACAACACCACCCGGCGGGTCGCGATCGTGACCGGCGGGTCGAGCGGGATCGGCCGTGAGACCGCCGCCCGCCTCGGCCGCGAGGGCTACGCGGTGGCGATCGCGTACGGCAGCAGCCAGGCCGGCGCCGAGCAGGCCGTCAAGGAGGTCGAGCGGGCGGGCGGCCGGGCGATCGCCGTCCGGGCCGACGTCGCCGACGAGGCCGCGGTGACGGCGTTGTTCGACCGGGTCGAGCAGGAGTTCGGCGGCGTCGACGTGGTCGTGAACGCGGCCGGAATCATGCCGCTCGCGCCGCTGGCCGAGCTCGACCTCGACGTGTTCGACCGGATCATTCGTACCAACCTGCGCGGCACCTTCGTCGTCGACCAGCAGGCGAGCCGCCGGGTCCGCGACGGCGGCGCGATCGTCAACATCTCCAGTTCGCTCACGCTGCTGGCGAGGCCGGGGTACTCCGCCTACGCCGCCAGCAAGGGCGGCGTCGAGGCGATCACGCTGATCCTCGCCCGTGAACTGCGCGGCCGGAACATCACCGTCAATGCCGTCGCCCCTGGCCCGACCGCGACTCCGCTGTTCCTGGAGGGCAAGCCGCAGGAACTCGTCGACCGGATCGCCGCGGAGTCGCCGCTCGAGCGCCTCGGGCAGCCCGAGGACATCGCCGAGATCATCGCCTTCCTGGCCGGCCCGGCGCGCTGGATCAACGGCCAGGTCATCTACGCCAACGGAGGTTCGGCAGCATGA